A region of Prochlorococcus marinus CUG1416 DNA encodes the following proteins:
- the bioB gene encoding biotin synthase BioB codes for MTNSNNHLLREIRFDWNKEEILEILNMPLIDLMWESQIVHRKFNKYNIQLASLFSVKTGGCEENCSYCSQSIYSTSEIKSHPQFQVEEVLARAQIAKKEGADRFCMGWAWREIRDGKSFNAMLEMVSGVRDLGMEACVTAGMLTEEQASRLADAGLTAYNHNLDTSPENYKNIITTRTYQDRLDTIKRVRNAGINVCCGGIIGLGETNGDRASLLEVLSNMNPHPESVPINSLVAIEGTGLEDNQEIDSIEMIRMIATARILMPKSKIRLSAGREKLSKEAQILCFQCGANSIFYGDELLTTTNPSFQSDRKLLKEVGVTFNKDFETCEKTLSSL; via the coding sequence ATGACTAATTCGAATAATCATTTATTAAGAGAGATTAGGTTCGATTGGAATAAAGAGGAGATATTAGAAATACTTAATATGCCTCTGATTGATTTAATGTGGGAATCACAAATCGTTCACAGGAAATTTAACAAATACAACATTCAATTAGCATCATTGTTCAGCGTAAAAACTGGTGGATGTGAGGAAAATTGCTCGTATTGTAGTCAATCAATTTATAGTACTAGCGAAATTAAAAGTCATCCACAATTTCAAGTTGAAGAGGTTTTAGCAAGAGCACAAATAGCAAAAAAAGAGGGTGCAGATAGGTTTTGTATGGGTTGGGCATGGAGAGAAATTAGAGATGGGAAGTCTTTTAATGCAATGCTAGAGATGGTAAGCGGCGTTAGAGATCTAGGGATGGAAGCATGCGTTACTGCTGGGATGCTTACAGAAGAACAAGCTTCTAGACTGGCTGATGCAGGTTTGACTGCTTATAACCACAATCTTGATACTAGTCCTGAGAATTATAAAAATATTATTACGACTAGAACTTATCAAGACAGACTAGATACTATCAAAAGAGTAAGAAATGCTGGGATCAATGTTTGTTGTGGAGGAATAATAGGTTTGGGTGAAACTAATGGCGATCGAGCATCTCTTTTGGAAGTGCTTTCAAACATGAATCCGCACCCTGAAAGTGTCCCTATAAATTCATTAGTGGCTATTGAAGGTACTGGTTTAGAAGATAATCAAGAAATTGATTCTATTGAGATGATAAGGATGATAGCTACAGCCAGAATTCTTATGCCTAAAAGTAAAATAAGATTAAGTGCAGGGCGAGAAAAGCTTTCAAAAGAAGCACAAATTTTATGTTTTCAATGTGGGGCAAATTCAATTTTTTACGGAGATGAGTTACTCACTACTACAAATCCATCTTTTCAATCAGACAGAAAACTCCTTAAAGAGGTTGGAGTAACATTTAATAAAGATTTTGAGACTTGTGAAAAAACATTATCTTCTTTATGA
- a CDS encoding rhodanese-related sulfurtransferase encodes MKVKNYKIVSLYSFFPFQENLILDLKNKLLKIENESDLSGLLIVASEGINGTICAEKNVIDIVINLLNKYTDNRNLNIKVNFSKKKVFKKLKIKIKKEIVTMGVPEINPSQDNGTYIKSANWNKLIKNQNTIVIDTRNHYEVSLGTFQNSINPNTRNFSEFPKWVDDKLDNHLENKESKNIAMFCTGGIRCEKATSLLKKKGYKNIYHLQGGILQYLNDVKDEKNLFEGECFVFDKRVSLDHKLEKGSYSICHACGMPVSIQDQKRIEYREGIQCHFCINQFSDDDRKRFEERQKQIDKLKLDNHKIYQD; translated from the coding sequence ATGAAAGTCAAAAATTATAAAATAGTTTCTCTTTATTCTTTCTTCCCATTTCAAGAAAACTTAATTCTTGATCTCAAAAATAAATTATTAAAAATCGAAAATGAATCCGATCTTTCGGGTTTATTAATTGTTGCAAGTGAGGGTATTAATGGAACTATTTGTGCTGAGAAAAATGTAATTGATATTGTTATCAATTTACTTAACAAATATACAGATAATAGAAATTTGAATATAAAAGTAAACTTTTCAAAAAAGAAAGTCTTCAAAAAATTAAAAATAAAAATCAAGAAAGAAATAGTCACCATGGGTGTCCCTGAAATAAACCCTTCTCAAGATAATGGGACCTATATTAAATCAGCTAATTGGAATAAGTTAATTAAAAATCAAAATACAATAGTCATTGATACTAGAAATCATTATGAGGTTTCTTTAGGAACATTTCAGAATTCTATAAACCCAAATACAAGAAACTTTAGCGAATTCCCCAAATGGGTAGATGATAAGTTAGATAACCACTTAGAAAATAAAGAGTCTAAAAATATAGCCATGTTTTGTACCGGAGGTATTAGATGTGAAAAAGCTACTAGTCTATTAAAAAAGAAAGGGTATAAAAATATCTATCATCTGCAAGGGGGGATTCTGCAATACCTTAATGATGTAAAAGATGAAAAAAACTTATTTGAAGGTGAATGTTTCGTTTTTGATAAAAGAGTTTCTTTAGATCATAAATTAGAAAAAGGTTCCTATTCCATTTGTCATGCATGTGGAATGCCTGTTTCAATTCAAGATCAAAAAAGAATAGAGTATAGAGAGGGTATTCAATGTCATTTCTGCATAAATCAATTCAGTGATGATGATAGAAAAAGATTTGAAGAAAGGCAAAAACAGATCGATAAATTGAAACTGGATAATCATAAAATCTATCAGGATTAA
- the lipA gene encoding lipoyl synthase produces MINNNLIKKETILRLPSWIKFPISKASEFEKIQTLIKKSNIHTICEEARCPNRAECYASGTATFLLGGSICSRSCAFCQVNKGRPSSINIDECKQVAEAVKVLNLKYVVLTSVARDDLPDHGANLFISTIDEIRKIDSTIKIEVLTPDLWGGGKNFNETNNLQTDRLKMILEKDPICFNHNLETVERLQKEVRRGANYKKSLSLLKKSKDIAPRVQTKSGIMLGLGETLDEIKHTIYDLKKIDCDQITIGQYLRPSLNHLEVKKYWDPSEFEYLYHFSKELGFKKVSSGPLVRSSYHAG; encoded by the coding sequence ATGATAAACAATAATCTAATCAAGAAAGAAACAATATTAAGACTTCCCTCCTGGATAAAATTTCCTATTAGTAAAGCTTCAGAGTTCGAAAAAATACAAACACTCATCAAAAAATCAAATATTCATACTATTTGTGAAGAAGCAAGATGTCCAAATAGAGCAGAATGTTATGCCTCAGGAACAGCCACTTTTTTACTAGGTGGATCGATCTGTTCTCGTTCTTGTGCTTTTTGTCAGGTAAATAAAGGTAGACCTAGTTCTATTAATATTGATGAATGTAAACAAGTCGCTGAAGCAGTAAAAGTACTAAATCTGAAATATGTTGTTTTGACATCTGTAGCTAGAGATGATCTCCCTGATCATGGTGCAAATTTATTTATATCTACAATTGATGAGATTAGAAAAATTGATTCAACTATAAAAATAGAGGTTTTAACTCCCGATTTATGGGGAGGGGGCAAAAATTTCAATGAAACTAATAATCTTCAGACCGATAGATTGAAAATGATCTTAGAAAAAGATCCAATTTGCTTTAATCACAATCTTGAAACTGTTGAAAGACTTCAAAAAGAAGTTAGGAGAGGTGCAAATTATAAAAAATCGTTGAGTTTACTAAAAAAGTCAAAAGATATTGCTCCACGTGTTCAAACTAAATCAGGCATTATGTTAGGTCTTGGGGAAACATTGGATGAAATAAAACATACAATTTATGATCTTAAAAAAATAGATTGTGATCAAATTACAATTGGTCAATATTTAAGGCCCTCATTAAATCATTTGGAGGTTAAGAAATATTGGGATCCATCAGAGTTTGAATATTTATATCATTTTTCTAAGGAATTGGGATTCAAGAAAGTATCTTCTGGCCCCTTAGTTAGAAGTAGTTATCATGCGGGTTAA
- the recR gene encoding recombination mediator RecR codes for MINYTKPLSKLIGHFEKFPGIGPRTAQRLALFILKQPESTIRDFSKALLEAHSNVGRCKKCFNLTSEDECEICRNTERNQKLICVVAETKDLLALERAREFKGVYHVIGGLISPMDSVGPELLEIRSLVERVSKSEIDEIILALTPSVEGDTTSLYIGKLLAPFTKVTRIAYGLPMGSELEYVDEVTLARALEGRTILN; via the coding sequence TTGATTAACTATACCAAACCGCTTTCGAAATTAATTGGTCATTTTGAGAAATTCCCAGGGATTGGTCCAAGAACAGCTCAAAGGTTAGCTTTGTTTATTTTAAAACAACCTGAAAGCACAATAAGGGATTTTTCAAAGGCTCTGTTAGAAGCCCATAGTAATGTTGGGCGTTGTAAAAAATGCTTCAATTTGACTTCAGAAGATGAATGTGAAATTTGTAGAAATACTGAAAGAAATCAAAAACTAATCTGCGTAGTAGCAGAAACCAAAGATTTGCTTGCTTTAGAACGTGCCAGAGAATTTAAAGGAGTCTACCATGTTATTGGTGGTTTAATATCTCCAATGGATTCTGTTGGCCCTGAACTTTTAGAAATAAGGAGCTTAGTAGAAAGAGTTAGTAAATCTGAAATAGATGAGATCATATTGGCATTAACTCCTAGTGTTGAGGGAGACACAACTAGTCTTTATATTGGAAAATTGTTAGCCCCTTTTACTAAAGTTACGAGGATTGCATATGGCCTCCCAATGGGCAGTGAACTTGAATATGTGGATGAAGTTACACTTGCGAGAGCCTTAGAAGGAAGAACAATACTAAATTAG
- the psbP gene encoding photosystem II reaction center PsbP, with product MKNIKFNPFKYLFLIFLCLTLSACSGGLNAGLEAYQSPDGRYAFLYPTGWTRVKVDGGPEIIYHDLINSNETLSLVISDVNKEVQLEQLGSPSEVGQTLIDKVIAPEGSGRDVNLINSNKREASNHIFYDLEYELNLNEKSRHELATVVIDRGTLYTFAIGTNEERWNKVDGMFNNVIESFNFLI from the coding sequence ATGAAAAATATTAAATTTAACCCTTTCAAATATTTATTTTTGATTTTTTTATGTTTAACACTTAGCGCTTGTAGTGGAGGTCTAAATGCAGGATTAGAAGCTTATCAAAGCCCTGATGGAAGATATGCGTTTTTATATCCAACAGGATGGACCAGAGTAAAAGTCGATGGAGGACCTGAAATTATTTATCATGATTTAATCAATAGTAATGAGACGTTAAGTTTAGTAATTTCTGATGTAAATAAAGAAGTTCAACTAGAGCAATTGGGGAGCCCAAGTGAAGTAGGTCAAACATTAATTGATAAAGTCATTGCTCCCGAAGGTTCAGGCAGAGATGTAAACCTTATAAATTCTAATAAGAGGGAGGCATCCAATCATATTTTCTATGATTTAGAGTATGAACTAAATTTAAATGAAAAGTCCCGACACGAACTAGCTACCGTTGTAATTGATAGAGGAACACTTTATACTTTTGCTATAGGAACAAATGAAGAGAGATGGAATAAAGTTGATGGAATGTTTAATAATGTAATTGAATCATTTAACTTTCTAATATAG
- a CDS encoding ABC transporter ATP-binding protein, with product MRFMNNKNPIIRLYLNLIEERKVLFFAFFSSIINKILDLAPPVIIGLAVDIVVKEQNSWVAGFGIKEVPSQLIFLAFASGIVWSGESSFEYLYSVLWRNLAQLSQHKLRIKAYEHIQELDMDFFENDNTGRLLSILNDDINQLERFLDQGANQIIQLFITVLIIGGTMIFVAPKIALFSFLPIPIIFLGSIKFQRKLAPKYKDVRNKAGLLASRLNNNLSGILTIKSFTKEKWELNRLNKESLDYQRSNKAAIKLSSAFIPLIRFAILFAFIAILLIGGFQTWNKTLDVGTYSFLVFITQRLLWPLTTLGHVLDDFQRSMASIDRVIDLIDTPIKIKDGKIKIKPKFTKGEIIFNNVNFNYPGRDLTLKNINFKIENNSTLGIVGLTGSGKSTIIKLLLRIYDSNNGSITLDGISIKEINLRDLRKCISLVSQETYLFYGSVQENIAYGSINPSFKDIIKASKIAEAHKFIEQLPDGYKTIVGERGQRLSGGQRQRIALARAVLKDAPILILDEATASVDNETEALIQKSLSKITKERTTIVIAHRLSTIKNADNIIVIDNGKIVESGKHQNLLGQNEIYADLWNVQVGI from the coding sequence ATGAGATTTATGAACAATAAAAATCCAATAATTAGACTTTATTTGAATCTTATTGAAGAAAGAAAAGTACTATTTTTTGCTTTTTTTAGTTCCATAATTAATAAAATATTAGATTTAGCACCTCCTGTAATAATTGGTCTTGCGGTGGATATTGTTGTTAAAGAACAGAATTCATGGGTTGCTGGTTTTGGGATAAAAGAAGTTCCATCTCAATTAATTTTCCTTGCATTTGCATCAGGAATTGTTTGGTCTGGGGAATCTTCCTTTGAATATCTATATTCGGTTTTATGGAGAAATTTGGCCCAGCTATCGCAACATAAACTAAGAATAAAAGCTTATGAGCATATACAGGAATTAGATATGGATTTTTTCGAAAATGATAATACAGGAAGACTATTATCTATTTTGAATGATGATATAAATCAACTCGAGAGATTTCTAGACCAAGGGGCTAATCAGATTATTCAGTTATTTATAACTGTCTTAATAATTGGGGGCACTATGATTTTTGTGGCTCCTAAAATCGCTTTATTCTCTTTCTTGCCTATTCCAATAATATTTTTAGGATCAATTAAATTTCAAAGGAAGCTTGCTCCCAAATATAAAGATGTTAGAAATAAAGCTGGATTGTTGGCATCAAGACTTAATAATAATTTAAGTGGAATTCTGACCATAAAAAGTTTTACTAAAGAGAAATGGGAACTAAATAGATTAAATAAAGAAAGTCTCGATTATCAAAGAAGTAATAAGGCTGCAATAAAATTATCTTCTGCTTTTATCCCTCTTATAAGATTTGCAATCTTATTTGCTTTTATAGCTATTCTATTAATTGGAGGTTTCCAAACTTGGAATAAGACACTTGATGTAGGTACTTATAGTTTTTTAGTGTTTATTACACAAAGATTATTGTGGCCTTTAACTACTTTGGGGCATGTTTTAGACGATTTTCAGAGGTCTATGGCATCAATAGATAGAGTAATTGATCTCATAGATACGCCTATAAAAATAAAAGATGGAAAAATAAAAATTAAACCTAAATTTACCAAAGGAGAGATAATTTTTAATAATGTAAATTTTAATTATCCAGGACGAGATTTAACTTTAAAAAATATAAATTTTAAAATTGAAAATAACTCAACATTAGGAATTGTTGGTTTAACAGGTTCTGGGAAAAGTACAATAATAAAACTACTTCTTAGGATTTATGATAGTAATAATGGGTCAATAACCTTGGATGGGATTTCTATTAAAGAAATAAATTTGAGGGATTTAAGAAAGTGTATATCTTTAGTAAGTCAAGAAACTTATTTATTTTATGGCAGTGTACAAGAAAATATTGCTTATGGCTCAATCAACCCAAGTTTTAAAGACATCATTAAAGCTTCAAAGATCGCCGAAGCTCATAAATTTATTGAACAATTACCAGATGGTTATAAAACTATAGTGGGAGAAAGGGGCCAAAGGCTGTCAGGCGGACAACGTCAAAGAATTGCCTTGGCAAGAGCTGTTCTAAAGGATGCTCCAATATTAATATTAGATGAGGCTACAGCCTCAGTTGATAATGAAACAGAGGCTTTAATTCAAAAATCATTATCTAAAATCACAAAAGAAAGAACAACTATAGTAATAGCTCATAGATTAAGCACTATAAAAAATGCTGACAATATTATTGTTATTGATAACGGTAAAATAGTTGAAAGTGGAAAACATCAAAACCTTTTAGGTCAGAACGAAATATATGCAGATTTGTGGAATGTTCAAGTAGGTATTTAG
- a CDS encoding DEAD/DEAH box helicase: MALKKDSNSLDNEQEKSQNEDVPLLELNNLENKTAIESQPLEVSKGNDNGFVDFGFNQSILNSLRNKGYKNPTPIQKAAIPELMLGRDLLGQAQTGTGKTAAFALPLIEKLKDNKELNAKVLVMTPTRELATQVAESFKSYSSESSNFKTVAIYGGTDYRNQISALKRKVDVVVGTPGRIMDHIRQGTFKIKDINCLVLDEADEMLNMGFLEDIEWIVDQLPENKQMVLFSATMPSEIRNIAKKYLNDPAEILIKSVKKETQLISQKFIYVQRHHKLDALKRILEINNEGVIIFVRTKLLTTSIAEALENSGHTVAVLNGDIPQNQRENTVDRLKKGFIDILVATDVAARGLDVERIKLVVNYDFPFDKETYTHRIGRTGRAGRSGEAILFVNQREKHFLRNLENSTRTKIEEINIPSNKIINEKRMEKLIENVNESSLAKEENEENKALIIDVLDNLKEIHSMDDSNIAMAAINLVIGNKAFFVNEDDSWIHKQNNTDRNRSNRNGNNRMRNSNRRNNYQNDSFETYKFNFGRFDGVRVANIISSICNSTNINGRSIGKIQIFNDYSLVDLPRDLNNEVKNKLKKIKVRN; encoded by the coding sequence ATGGCTTTAAAAAAAGATAGTAACTCTCTTGATAATGAGCAGGAGAAATCTCAGAATGAAGATGTTCCCCTACTTGAGTTAAATAATTTAGAGAACAAAACAGCAATTGAATCTCAACCACTGGAAGTATCGAAAGGAAATGATAATGGATTTGTCGATTTTGGTTTTAATCAGTCGATCTTAAATTCGTTAAGAAATAAAGGATATAAAAATCCAACTCCTATTCAAAAAGCTGCAATCCCCGAACTAATGTTAGGCAGAGATTTACTAGGCCAAGCACAAACAGGAACAGGAAAGACTGCAGCTTTCGCATTACCATTAATAGAAAAACTTAAAGATAATAAAGAATTAAATGCCAAGGTTTTAGTTATGACTCCCACTAGAGAATTGGCAACTCAAGTGGCAGAATCTTTTAAAAGTTATAGTTCTGAATCTAGTAATTTTAAGACGGTTGCAATATATGGAGGTACCGATTATCGAAATCAAATTTCAGCATTGAAAAGAAAAGTTGACGTAGTAGTTGGGACCCCTGGCCGAATAATGGATCATATAAGGCAGGGAACTTTTAAAATTAAAGACATAAATTGTCTTGTTTTAGATGAGGCCGATGAAATGTTAAATATGGGTTTCCTTGAAGATATTGAATGGATAGTAGATCAACTTCCGGAAAATAAGCAGATGGTATTGTTTTCAGCAACAATGCCTAGTGAGATTAGAAACATCGCAAAAAAATATCTAAATGATCCCGCCGAAATATTAATCAAAAGTGTCAAAAAAGAAACTCAATTAATTTCTCAAAAATTTATATATGTGCAAAGGCATCATAAGTTAGATGCTTTAAAAAGAATATTAGAAATTAATAACGAGGGAGTAATAATTTTTGTGAGGACAAAACTACTTACTACTTCAATAGCTGAAGCTTTAGAGAATTCAGGCCATACTGTGGCAGTACTTAATGGAGATATACCTCAAAATCAAAGAGAAAATACTGTAGATAGATTAAAAAAAGGATTTATTGATATCCTTGTTGCAACTGATGTCGCAGCTAGAGGATTAGACGTTGAGAGGATAAAACTTGTTGTTAATTACGATTTTCCTTTTGATAAGGAAACATATACTCATAGAATTGGAAGAACTGGAAGGGCAGGCAGATCAGGAGAGGCAATTCTATTTGTTAATCAAAGAGAAAAACATTTTCTAAGAAACTTAGAAAACTCAACAAGAACTAAGATTGAAGAAATTAATATACCAAGTAATAAAATAATAAATGAAAAAAGGATGGAGAAACTTATAGAGAATGTTAATGAGAGTTCTTTAGCTAAAGAAGAAAATGAAGAGAATAAAGCTTTGATTATTGATGTACTAGATAATTTAAAAGAAATACACTCTATGGATGATTCAAATATTGCAATGGCGGCGATTAATTTAGTAATAGGTAATAAAGCATTTTTTGTTAATGAAGATGATTCTTGGATTCATAAACAAAATAATACTGATCGAAATAGATCAAATAGAAATGGAAATAATCGTATGAGAAATTCAAATAGAAGAAATAATTATCAAAATGATTCTTTTGAAACCTATAAATTTAACTTTGGTAGATTTGATGGGGTTAGAGTTGCAAATATTATATCCTCAATCTGTAATTCAACTAATATAAACGGTAGATCAATAGGTAAAATCCAGATCTTTAATGATTATAGTTTGGTTGATTTACCCAGAGATCTAAATAATGAAGTTAAAAATAAATTAAAAAAAATTAAAGTAAGAAATTAA
- a CDS encoding ATP-dependent DNA helicase, whose amino-acid sequence MIKKNTDIEKFQYNHIFNLILVIFKFNEKKYGNFVKDTIRILLEFEKNGETIIDVDNSLIIFEILEDGWPNKHIDILKNIDLIGSLNSPFVLVDRKLSLAKWSRKIERVINLFLEKIDKDNLINSIIYEDDNKIDQIKKIFKYSNLVFLQGGPGTGKTTLIINLILEILRIDNFLNIGLSAPTGKATARLKEALNDKKNISFRKFLDQIEFQTLHRWILNSQNKSLNLKFKLRELDIFIIDEMSMVNIDLIESVLSLLAKDCKIILVGDKNQLSPVNNCSIWNYLFEYCENSSIKSCVVNLEKTYRNIGDIALISSLLFNNDYSLFNQKIKELEKDNKSKEVTISKSREKDIPKKLLNSIKIHLNNLNLLTSNLSKKKYIFDDDIDNLLLNEKDLLDKIFLDLQSHLILCEKNSGIWSVEYLNEIVFGQKKPYDLKTLNEGVPIMCTKNNNELGLSNGDIGVLIGLKNERKYLFRKFNDNNEEIVALIDPSNLENVVPAIAITIHKSQGSESEKVSILWSQKYRRKQYKMELKNEDENIFCKDNFERRLFYTAVTRAKKLLDIYYLN is encoded by the coding sequence ATGATTAAAAAAAATACGGATATTGAAAAGTTCCAATATAATCACATATTTAATTTAATTTTAGTTATTTTTAAATTTAATGAAAAAAAATATGGAAATTTCGTAAAAGATACAATAAGGATTTTATTAGAGTTTGAAAAAAACGGTGAAACTATTATTGATGTTGATAATAGTTTAATAATCTTTGAAATATTAGAAGATGGCTGGCCCAATAAACATATAGATATTCTAAAAAATATTGATTTGATAGGCTCCCTTAATTCTCCATTCGTATTAGTTGATAGAAAATTATCCCTTGCAAAATGGTCAAGAAAGATAGAAAGAGTTATTAATTTATTTTTAGAAAAAATTGATAAGGATAATTTAATTAATTCGATAATTTATGAAGATGATAATAAAATTGATCAAATAAAAAAAATATTTAAATATTCAAACTTAGTTTTCCTTCAAGGAGGACCAGGCACAGGTAAAACAACCTTAATAATAAACTTAATACTAGAAATCCTTAGAATTGATAACTTTTTAAATATTGGTTTGTCAGCTCCAACGGGTAAAGCTACAGCTCGTTTAAAAGAAGCTCTTAATGATAAAAAAAATATTTCTTTTCGTAAATTCCTAGACCAAATAGAATTTCAAACTTTACATAGATGGATTTTGAATTCTCAAAATAAATCTCTTAATTTGAAATTTAAACTAAGAGAACTTGACATTTTCATAATTGATGAAATGTCAATGGTTAATATCGATTTGATTGAATCAGTTTTAAGTTTACTAGCAAAGGACTGTAAGATTATTTTAGTTGGAGATAAAAATCAGTTGTCCCCAGTAAATAACTGTTCTATCTGGAATTATTTGTTTGAATATTGTGAAAATAGTTCAATTAAATCTTGTGTAGTAAATTTAGAAAAAACTTATAGAAATATTGGAGATATAGCATTAATTAGTAGTTTATTATTTAATAATGATTATTCTTTATTTAATCAAAAGATAAAAGAATTAGAAAAAGATAATAAATCAAAAGAAGTTACTATTTCAAAAAGTAGAGAAAAAGATATTCCAAAAAAACTATTGAATTCAATTAAAATTCATCTAAATAATTTAAATCTTTTAACTTCAAATTTAAGTAAAAAAAAGTACATATTTGATGATGATATTGATAATTTATTGCTTAATGAAAAAGATTTATTAGATAAGATATTTCTGGATTTACAAAGTCACTTGATTTTATGTGAAAAAAATTCTGGAATATGGAGTGTTGAATATTTGAATGAAATAGTTTTTGGTCAAAAAAAACCTTATGACCTTAAAACTCTTAATGAGGGTGTTCCAATAATGTGTACAAAAAATAATAATGAACTTGGATTGTCAAATGGTGATATTGGTGTACTTATAGGTTTAAAAAACGAAAGAAAATATCTTTTTAGAAAATTTAATGATAATAACGAAGAAATTGTCGCATTAATTGATCCATCTAATTTAGAAAATGTTGTGCCAGCAATAGCCATTACTATTCATAAATCTCAAGGAAGTGAATCTGAGAAAGTAAGCATTTTGTGGTCACAGAAATATAGAAGAAAACAATATAAAATGGAACTGAAAAATGAAGATGAAAATATCTTTTGCAAAGATAATTTTGAAAGAAGGTTATTTTATACTGCTGTTACAAGAGCGAAAAAATTACTAGATATATATTATTTAAATTAA